The following proteins are co-located in the Vibrio azureus genome:
- the waaA gene encoding lipid IV(A) 3-deoxy-D-manno-octulosonic acid transferase, protein MLIRGLYTLLLAIASPLLLFGLYKSKPNKPKFGQRWKEHFGITPKLEATEPPIWIHAVSVGESIAAIPLIKALKKKNPTQPILVTTTTSTGAEQIAKLGDLVEHRYMPIDFSFAVKGFLKAIHPKQMLIIETELWPNTLNVVHNAGIPIIVVNARLSEKSCKNYAKVQPLFNLLAPCLDKVLCQTESDAERFERLGVEKNKLFVTGSIKFDIQISDTVREQGKALRNELGRDRPVWIAASTHKGEDEQVLEAHKQVLESHPDALLILVPRHPERFDNVFELCQKLDFETARRTSQEAVTTSTQVYLGDTMGEMLTLIGAADVCFMGGSLIGDKVGGHNVLEPAALGVPVITGPSYYNFELIVSTLLKKEIINIIDHKQALSESIIILLSSNHNIKNINKDLKYFMSRQVGVIERTTSILIDDR, encoded by the coding sequence ATGCTAATTCGAGGCCTATATACTTTATTACTCGCCATCGCTTCTCCTTTGCTACTGTTTGGTTTGTATAAAAGCAAACCAAACAAGCCCAAGTTTGGCCAACGATGGAAAGAGCATTTTGGTATTACTCCAAAGCTAGAAGCAACTGAGCCCCCCATTTGGATTCATGCGGTTTCGGTAGGTGAAAGCATCGCTGCTATTCCACTCATTAAAGCGTTAAAAAAGAAAAACCCAACCCAACCTATTTTGGTCACCACCACAACCAGCACTGGTGCAGAACAAATTGCTAAGTTGGGTGACTTAGTTGAACACCGCTATATGCCTATCGATTTTAGCTTTGCCGTGAAAGGCTTTCTAAAGGCAATACACCCAAAGCAAATGTTGATCATCGAAACCGAGCTTTGGCCAAACACGCTTAATGTTGTCCATAATGCGGGAATCCCTATCATCGTGGTCAATGCTCGCCTATCTGAAAAGTCGTGTAAGAACTACGCCAAAGTTCAGCCACTGTTTAACCTATTAGCCCCTTGTCTGGATAAAGTACTTTGCCAGACAGAGTCAGATGCCGAGCGTTTCGAACGTTTAGGGGTCGAGAAAAACAAACTTTTTGTTACAGGCTCAATAAAGTTTGATATTCAAATATCGGATACGGTTAGAGAGCAAGGCAAAGCACTGCGCAATGAACTTGGCCGCGATCGCCCAGTCTGGATTGCAGCAAGTACCCACAAAGGTGAGGACGAGCAAGTTCTTGAAGCGCATAAACAAGTTCTAGAGTCACACCCTGACGCACTATTGATTCTTGTTCCTCGCCATCCAGAACGTTTCGACAACGTATTTGAGCTTTGCCAGAAGCTAGACTTTGAAACTGCTCGCCGTACAAGCCAAGAAGCCGTAACAACATCGACCCAAGTGTATCTTGGCGATACCATGGGTGAAATGTTAACTCTTATTGGTGCTGCTGATGTTTGTTTTATGGGTGGTAGTTTAATTGGCGATAAAGTTGGTGGACACAATGTGTTAGAGCCGGCAGCATTGGGGGTCCCTGTGATTACCGGACCAAGTTATTATAACTTTGAATTGATTGTATCAACACTACTCAAAAAAGAGATAATTAATATTATTGATCATAAACAAGCACTATCAGAATCTATTATTATCTTACTAAGCTCAAATCACAATATTAAGAATATAAATAAAGACTTAAAATACTTTATGTCACGACAAGTTGGCGTAATTGAAAGAACAACATCAATATTGATAGATGATAGGTAG
- the rfbB gene encoding dTDP-glucose 4,6-dehydratase, whose amino-acid sequence MKILVTGGAGFIGSAVIRHIICDTQDTVINLDKLTYAGNLESLAEVSDSERYHFEQVDICQRDELDRVFEKHQPDLVMHLAAESHVDRSIDGPAAFIETNVIGTYHLLESARQYWSTLDDTRKATFRFHHISTDEVYGDLEGTDDLFTETTSYAPSSPYSASKASSDHLVRAWLRTYGFPTVVTNCSNNYGPYHFPEKLIPLMILNALDGKPLPVYGDGMQIRDWLFVEDHARALYKVVTEGEIGETYNIGGHNEKANIEVVKTICSLLEEFRPNKPADVESYESLITYVKDRPGHDIRYAIDATKIAQELNWTPEETFESGIRKTVEWYLNNQQWWQRVLDGSYSLERLGAGE is encoded by the coding sequence ATGAAAATACTCGTAACTGGTGGTGCTGGTTTTATTGGCTCTGCAGTCATAAGACACATCATTTGTGATACACAAGATACCGTCATTAACCTAGATAAATTGACTTATGCGGGTAATTTAGAGTCCTTAGCGGAAGTATCGGATAGTGAACGTTACCATTTTGAGCAGGTTGATATCTGTCAACGTGACGAGCTTGATCGCGTATTTGAAAAGCATCAACCTGATCTCGTGATGCACCTTGCGGCGGAATCACACGTAGATCGTTCCATTGATGGACCTGCGGCATTTATTGAAACCAATGTCATTGGAACATATCACCTTCTTGAATCGGCACGCCAATATTGGTCGACACTTGATGATACACGCAAAGCCACTTTCCGTTTTCATCATATTTCTACCGACGAAGTGTATGGTGACCTAGAAGGTACGGATGATTTGTTTACTGAAACTACATCCTATGCGCCGAGTAGCCCTTACTCCGCTTCTAAAGCATCCAGCGATCATTTAGTTCGAGCTTGGCTGCGAACTTACGGTTTCCCAACCGTTGTTACTAATTGTTCGAATAACTATGGACCTTACCATTTTCCAGAGAAGTTAATCCCTCTAATGATCCTTAATGCATTAGATGGCAAACCGTTGCCAGTTTATGGCGATGGTATGCAAATCCGTGATTGGTTGTTCGTCGAAGATCATGCTCGTGCTCTTTACAAAGTAGTGACTGAGGGTGAAATCGGTGAAACATATAACATTGGTGGTCACAATGAAAAAGCGAACATTGAAGTCGTGAAAACCATTTGCTCGTTACTTGAAGAGTTTCGACCAAACAAACCTGCAGATGTTGAATCTTATGAATCGTTGATCACGTATGTGAAAGACCGACCAGGTCATGATATACGCTATGCAATTGATGCAACAAAAATTGCTCAAGAGCTTAACTGGACGCCTGAAGAAACATTCGAAAGTGGCATTCGAAAAACCGTTGAATGGTATCTAAACAACCAGCAATGGTGGCAACGTGTGCTTGATGGTTCATACAGTTTAGAAAGACTCGGAGCAGGTGAATAA
- a CDS encoding glycosyltransferase, whose amino-acid sequence MRKKTIISIVPHLKGGGVESSVINLSQELAKLEDCFVHIITTKPYKGLTPEPKSVIIHKLNTEKRNFLGLKIANKSKCKIIDHYIKENITQDEPDLIICHLDTISKVMKYSRFKNAYHVVHSNLSKNKLSKKNTLGKLIKKIKIFLIYRNLPVICVSKGIEEDLNKNFKINRTTTIYNGVSTESIATLSQEEFIAPNKDYFLHIGNFNEAKRQDRLVKSYIDSDIKDTDLVLLGERDTEITQRIQGIITDNPNAAQRIKLLGFCENPYPWLANAAGLILCSDYEGFAIVIAESIALGTPTISTDCQSGPSEIFGETYQHCLCELNSSSLKEKILELHKEKNKFIVPLNKKFTVEFMATQYYNLAQYRSKN is encoded by the coding sequence ATGAGAAAAAAGACCATTATCTCGATTGTCCCACACTTAAAAGGTGGAGGTGTAGAGAGCTCTGTTATAAATTTAAGTCAAGAGTTAGCTAAACTTGAGGATTGCTTTGTTCATATTATTACAACAAAGCCCTATAAAGGCCTAACACCAGAACCAAAATCTGTAATAATACATAAACTAAACACTGAAAAGAGAAATTTTCTTGGTTTAAAAATAGCCAACAAGAGTAAATGTAAAATCATCGATCATTACATTAAAGAAAATATTACACAAGATGAGCCAGACCTCATTATTTGCCACTTAGACACCATATCAAAAGTGATGAAATACTCTCGGTTTAAGAATGCTTATCATGTTGTTCATAGTAATCTTTCAAAAAATAAATTAAGCAAAAAAAACACTCTTGGCAAGCTCATCAAGAAAATAAAAATCTTTTTAATTTACAGAAATTTACCCGTCATTTGCGTCTCAAAAGGAATAGAAGAAGATCTAAACAAAAACTTTAAGATCAACAGGACCACAACTATTTATAATGGTGTTTCAACGGAATCAATAGCTACGCTCTCTCAAGAGGAATTCATTGCTCCTAACAAAGACTACTTTCTCCATATTGGCAATTTTAATGAAGCTAAACGGCAAGATCGCCTCGTAAAATCCTATATTGATTCTGATATAAAAGATACTGACCTTGTTTTACTTGGAGAAAGAGATACTGAAATAACCCAGAGAATACAAGGAATCATCACTGATAACCCCAATGCTGCTCAAAGAATTAAACTTCTTGGCTTTTGTGAGAATCCCTACCCATGGTTGGCAAATGCTGCTGGTTTGATACTTTGCTCCGATTATGAAGGCTTTGCTATCGTCATCGCAGAATCAATTGCATTAGGTACCCCTACGATATCGACCGACTGTCAAAGCGGCCCTAGTGAAATTTTTGGTGAGACGTATCAACATTGCCTTTGTGAGTTAAACAGTTCAAGTTTAAAAGAAAAAATCTTGGAGCTGCATAAGGAAAAGAATAAATTTATCGTGCCTCTTAATAAAAAGTTTACTGTAGAGTTTATGGCTACGCAGTACTACAATTTAGCTCAATATAGGTCAAAAAATTAA
- a CDS encoding O-antigen ligase family protein: protein MNTKKLPLKEKIGYLISLPPFLWIFSGQLTTNHAYKALVGLISISLVISCCYYGPKAILSNLTSNRWLQILALMLLSAILFQEYNNGSSTGMLRAYACMLVLFISIPTFESRRIFSKLHWYLLLSSIVLLTSSFLHAHIWHTPRALWPINAITFTTISAVVAACSLIYALLSSSKRVRSVGLLSFTLSLNSILIGQTRGVILALVVAAAIIIILTYRKKQLLVNRLAIVGVLSIFSIILNSSSIIGRINSTKNEITHLKQAQYTTSIGIRLQLWSSSIYPITDNPLLGIGDQHQEYRQKLFEQKLLKKEFIAWDHYHNQYVDKLVRNGLIGLMLFLLLVTYPLTQLQRLDFLPRLIVIGTISVCATAALTDVPLTHVQPFIIFVSLISLCLAQGTNTGRPCESSS from the coding sequence ATGAATACAAAAAAACTTCCTTTAAAAGAAAAGATCGGATATTTGATATCACTTCCCCCATTTTTGTGGATTTTTTCGGGCCAATTGACGACCAATCATGCATACAAAGCCCTGGTGGGGTTGATAAGCATTTCACTAGTAATTTCTTGCTGCTACTACGGCCCTAAAGCGATTTTAAGTAATCTAACCAGTAACCGGTGGTTACAGATCCTTGCTTTGATGTTACTTTCTGCTATTCTTTTTCAAGAATACAATAATGGAAGCTCAACAGGGATGCTGAGAGCTTATGCCTGTATGCTCGTATTATTTATTTCTATACCAACATTTGAATCAAGAAGGATTTTCTCAAAGCTTCATTGGTATTTATTACTTTCTAGTATTGTTTTACTTACTAGTTCATTTTTACATGCTCATATTTGGCATACACCAAGAGCTTTATGGCCTATCAATGCAATCACTTTTACCACAATTTCAGCTGTTGTTGCCGCCTGCTCCCTTATCTACGCCTTACTATCTTCTTCTAAGCGAGTGCGTTCTGTTGGCTTGCTAAGCTTTACATTAAGTTTGAACTCGATATTAATAGGGCAAACAAGAGGAGTGATTTTAGCTTTGGTGGTTGCCGCAGCCATTATCATCATTCTGACCTATCGAAAAAAGCAGCTCTTAGTTAATCGCTTAGCTATTGTTGGTGTATTAAGTATATTTTCAATAATTCTGAATTCAAGCTCTATCATAGGGCGTATAAACTCAACAAAAAATGAAATAACGCACCTTAAGCAAGCACAATATACAACTTCTATCGGCATCCGTTTACAATTGTGGTCTTCGAGCATTTACCCTATCACTGATAACCCACTGCTTGGTATCGGTGACCAACATCAGGAATATCGTCAAAAGCTCTTTGAACAGAAATTACTTAAAAAGGAGTTCATTGCCTGGGACCATTACCACAATCAGTACGTAGACAAACTAGTAAGAAATGGTCTTATTGGGTTGATGCTATTTTTGTTACTTGTGACTTATCCGCTCACTCAGCTTCAGCGTTTAGATTTTCTGCCCCGTCTAATAGTGATCGGAACAATCAGTGTTTGCGCCACTGCTGCTTTGACTGATGTCCCTTTGACTCATGTTCAGCCCTTTATTATATTTGTCTCATTAATATCATTATGCTTAGCACAAGGAACTAATACAGGACGGCCTTGTGAGTCATCCAGCTAG
- the waaF gene encoding lipopolysaccharide heptosyltransferase II codes for MKILIIGPSWVGDMVMSQSLYIVLKQLHPQSQIDVIAPGWCKPILERMPEIHQAIEMPIGHGEFNLLGRREIGKSLREKQYDHAYILPKSAKSALIPWFANIPLRTGWKGEMRYGLLNDLRPNMKSFQFMVERYVALAYSQTEMVDSSSLGGLETLPRPSLFIDKQEQAEAIAKFNLNQEAPAIGLCPGAEFGPAKKWPEAHYAEVASAMAHSGKQVWLFGSQKDLETCNNIKQLVPQEHQHQIHVLAGQTSLIEAVDLLAACQTVVANDSGLMHVAAAVGCNVVAVYGSTSPKYTPPLAEKVEIVHTDIDCRPCFKRECEFKHLKCLTELSPKQVLSSIQKLEAITVSSC; via the coding sequence ATGAAAATACTCATCATCGGACCATCTTGGGTTGGTGATATGGTGATGTCCCAGTCACTGTACATCGTTTTAAAGCAGCTTCATCCACAAAGCCAAATTGACGTAATTGCACCCGGTTGGTGTAAACCCATTCTTGAGCGTATGCCAGAGATCCACCAAGCGATTGAAATGCCTATCGGTCATGGTGAGTTCAACTTATTGGGTCGCCGTGAAATTGGCAAGTCTCTACGTGAAAAGCAATATGATCACGCTTACATTCTGCCTAAGTCGGCAAAATCTGCCCTGATTCCTTGGTTTGCCAATATTCCGCTTCGCACGGGCTGGAAAGGCGAAATGCGCTACGGGCTGCTTAATGACTTGCGTCCAAATATGAAGTCTTTTCAATTCATGGTTGAACGCTATGTGGCATTAGCCTATTCACAAACGGAGATGGTTGACTCCTCCTCACTGGGTGGTTTAGAAACCCTACCTCGCCCAAGCCTGTTTATTGATAAACAAGAGCAAGCTGAAGCTATTGCTAAGTTTAATCTCAACCAAGAAGCGCCTGCTATTGGCCTATGCCCAGGTGCGGAGTTTGGCCCTGCGAAAAAATGGCCCGAAGCGCACTATGCAGAAGTCGCCTCAGCAATGGCGCATTCAGGAAAACAAGTGTGGCTATTTGGCTCACAAAAAGACCTGGAGACCTGTAACAACATCAAACAATTAGTCCCTCAGGAACATCAGCACCAAATTCATGTTTTAGCCGGGCAAACAAGCCTGATTGAAGCAGTTGATCTGCTGGCGGCGTGTCAAACTGTAGTAGCAAACGACTCAGGCCTTATGCACGTGGCAGCGGCCGTTGGTTGTAATGTGGTGGCAGTTTATGGTTCAACCTCACCCAAATACACGCCACCACTGGCGGAAAAGGTAGAGATTGTTCACACTGACATTGACTGTCGTCCATGCTTTAAGCGTGAGTGTGAGTTTAAGCACCTTAAGTGTTTAACTGAGTTATCCCCGAAGCAAGTACTCAGTAGTATTCAAAAACTGGAAGCAATAACGGTCAGCTCATGCTAA
- a CDS encoding glycosyltransferase family 25 protein, with protein MKVFVVSLARSLDRRERIEERLKQQGVEFEFFDAVDGSIDGFLHSEKNRPTITQHRKGYQLKASEVACFSSHYELWVRCTELDEPIIILEDNVDPVEGLKQILAHTFPLTSTYDYIKLSATKKRVFTPIAPIDDNHMLGGYSAGTCGTTAYIVTPKAASKFVRHAQEFIEPVDDYMEKPWRHNVQTYSVAPDLFTRAQIASTIGTKRKDKSKMTLPNKIYAELFRTYESILKFMYWKNKA; from the coding sequence GTGAAAGTATTTGTCGTAAGCTTGGCTCGATCGCTAGATCGCCGAGAACGTATAGAAGAAAGGTTAAAACAACAGGGCGTTGAGTTTGAATTTTTTGATGCCGTAGATGGCTCTATTGACGGTTTTCTTCATTCAGAAAAAAACCGTCCAACCATTACTCAGCACCGCAAAGGGTATCAATTAAAAGCCAGTGAAGTAGCCTGCTTCTCAAGCCACTACGAGTTGTGGGTTCGCTGTACTGAGCTCGATGAACCGATAATCATCTTAGAAGATAACGTCGATCCTGTAGAAGGATTGAAGCAAATACTCGCACATACCTTTCCGCTGACTTCTACTTATGACTACATTAAGTTGTCTGCCACTAAGAAGCGGGTATTCACTCCAATCGCACCGATTGATGATAATCATATGCTCGGAGGCTACTCTGCTGGGACTTGTGGTACCACCGCTTATATTGTCACACCGAAAGCTGCCTCTAAGTTTGTTAGACATGCTCAAGAGTTTATCGAACCAGTCGATGACTACATGGAAAAACCATGGCGCCATAATGTTCAGACTTACAGCGTTGCCCCAGACCTTTTCACTAGAGCTCAAATCGCTTCAACCATTGGTACTAAAAGAAAAGACAAGTCGAAGATGACCCTACCTAATAAGATCTACGCAGAGCTCTTCAGAACCTACGAGTCCATTCTTAAGTTTATGTACTGGAAGAACAAAGCATGA